The Ignavibacteriota bacterium genome includes the window TCCGACGGCGCCACCATGTCGGCGCCCGCCCGCGCGTGCGAGAGCGCCTCGCGCGCCAGCAGTTCGAGTGTTGCATCATTCACGATCTCGTCGCCATGGACGATGCCGCAGTGGCCATGCGACGTGTATTCACACATACACACGTCGGTAATGACCACCAGTCCTTTCACGCTCTTTTTGATCGCCTTGATCGCCTGCTGCACATAGCCGTTCGGGTCCCAGGCCTCGGATCCGGTCTCGTCCTTCTTCGCCGGGATGCCGAACAGAATCACGGCCGGTATGCCGAGTTTGTACACCTCACGCGCTTCCTTGACGATCTCGTCCACCGACAACTGGAACACGCCGGGCATCGATTTTACCGGCTTGCGCACACCCTTCCCCGGCACCACAAAAAGCGGGTAGATGAAGTCCTTCGGTGTCAGCACCGTTTCGCGCACCATCGACCGCAGACCCTCGGTCATGCGTGTGCGCCGCGTCCGTACAAAGGGCATGTATGTTGTGCTCGTCATTTCGCCTTTTTCCATGAGTCTGCTCCTCTCTTCGAATGTGAAAGATGTAAAGTACTAACCGGCGAGGGAACATGGAAAG containing:
- the hemB gene encoding porphobilinogen synthase, which codes for MPFVRTRRTRMTEGLRSMVRETVLTPKDFIYPLFVVPGKGVRKPVKSMPGVFQLSVDEIVKEAREVYKLGIPAVILFGIPAKKDETGSEAWDPNGYVQQAIKAIKKSVKGLVVITDVCMCEYTSHGHCGIVHGDEIVNDATLELLAREALSHARAGADMVAPSDMMDGRVMIIRDVLDDNGFTNIPIMSYAAKFASGYYGPFRDAAESTPKFGDRRSHQMDPANGDEALREVEIDIEEGADIVMVKPAGPYLDIIRRVKDEFRMPTAAYQVSGEFSMIKAAAANGWIDHDRVMLESLVGIKRAGADMILTYFAKEASRLLR